The genome window AGGCAACTTTAAAGTTTTGAATAATACCGGCACGAACCGTTTCCCGCAAATCTTCATCCATTAATTCAAGTTTCTGATTTTTCGCAACCGATAAAGAGCGT of Calditrichota bacterium contains these proteins:
- a CDS encoding nucleotidyltransferase; this encodes MTLDLTSLKKAIHALERSLSVAKNQKLELMDEDLRETVRAGIIQNFKVA